The following coding sequences lie in one Arachis hypogaea cultivar Tifrunner chromosome 4, arahy.Tifrunner.gnm2.J5K5, whole genome shotgun sequence genomic window:
- the LOC140184516 gene encoding serine/threonine-protein phosphatase 7 long form homolog yields MSPPEVLLPFLKEAGFGDAIQLKDFIFDNTLISAFVERWRPETHTFHLSWGECTITLQDVAYHLGLCTDGEPVVECMRDFQTWHQCSTWQWVEDLLGARPPMQSQGRKEGFAIKLAWLRERVQNIPAGAGDDTLRQYARCYILMLIGGYLMTDKSNNLESAVLAWTYHSLCRATHRNVTDIAGCILLLISWIYHRFPQWGPSDRDVATFPLAAWLVGLGQQSRDHHEGRLLRWRHRLDTVCFDQFRWTPYDRPELQALCPDWLRSGHEIHTWRAVVPLVCFNFVEFHHVDRVKRQFGSDQQIPEDPVNVDKYLSTTARGDDVWWPEVLREWYDRWRARHQPCHMITITPEPNRLTQEYILIGGLNDVAFDSCLLMTS; encoded by the exons ATGTCTCCACCAGAGGTACTTTTGCCATTTCTCAAGGAGGCTGGTTTTGGGGACGCTATCCAGCTTAAGGACTTTATCTTTGACAATACCTTAATATCTGCATTTGTTGAGAGATGGAGGCCGGAGACACACACATTTCATCTATCATGGGGTGAGTGCACGATCACTTTACAAGACGTGGCATATCATCTCGGCTTATGTACTGATGGCGAGCCTGTTGTGGAGTGCATGAGAGATTTCCAAACTTGGCATCAGTGTTCGACGTGGCAGTGGGTAGAGGATTTGCTTGGTGCTAGGCCTCCGATGCAGTCACAAGGGAGAAAGGAAGGCTTTGCCATCAAGTTGGCATGGCTTAGAGAGAGGGTGCAGAATATTCCTGCTGGGGCTGGTGATGACACATTGCGGCAGTACGCGCGTTGCTATATCTTAATGCTGATTGGGGGATACTTGATGACGGACAAGTCGAACAATCTT GAATCGGCAGTGCTTGCATGGACGTACCATTCTCTTTGTAGGGCGACCCACCGCAATGTGACGGACATTGCCGGATGCATCCTGCTCTTGATATCTTGGATATACCACAGGTTCCCTCAATGGGGACCTAGCGACAGAGATGTAGCCACGTTCCCTTTAGCTGCATG GTTGGTCGGTCTAGGGCAGCAGAGCAGGGACCACCATGAGGGGAGGCTGCTGAGATGGCGACACAGGTTGGACACCGTGTGTTTTGATCAG TTTCGATGGACACCCTATGACCGACCTGAGTTGCAGGCTTTGTGTCCTGACTGGTTGAGGAGTGGGCATGAGATCCACACATGGAGGGCGGTTGTGCCACTAGTTTGCTTTAACTTTGTCGAGTTCCATCATGTCGACAGAGTTAAAAGGCAGTTCGGGTCAGACCAACAGATTCCTGAGGATCCTGTCAATGTGGACAAATACTTATCTACTACGGCACGAGGGGATGATGTATGGTGGCCTGAGGTGCTTCGAGAGTGGTACGATCGATGGAGAGCTCGTCATCAGCCATGTCACATGATTACAATCACACCTGAGCCTAATCGTCTCACACAGGAGTATATTTTAATTGGTGGCTTGAACGATGTCGCGTTCGATTCTTGTCTGTTGATGACATCCTAG
- the LOC112795652 gene encoding uncharacterized protein, with amino-acid sequence MGNKMGKQEKDDVIFLKIVPPVDQVYAKWLARDVERIHRFVPKHTRAVKPPDHYVEYMKLNGLLDVDLDDPALAHLFK; translated from the coding sequence ATGGGAAACAAAATGGGGAAGCAAGAGAAGGATGATGTAATATTTTTGAAGATCGTACCTCCTGTGGACCAGGTATATGCCAAATGGCTTGCTAGAGATGTTGAGAGAATTCATCGCTTTGTTCCGAAACATACTCGTGCAGTAAAGCCACCGGATCATTATGTGGAGTACATGAAGTTGAATGGATTGTTGGATGTGGATCTGGATGATCCTGCTCTTGCGCATCTGTTCAAGTAG
- the LOC112795653 gene encoding gluconokinase isoform X1 — MAPKKKGEVIVIMGVSGAGKTTVGQMLGKEMKYKYLDADDFHSESNKEKMGKGIPLTDEDRMPWLESLRDATKEHIVNGNGVILGCSALKKQYRETLRSSDPDYKLGSYETSAVSFVLLEAPAEVLSVRLNKRAAEGAHYMPASLLQSQLDLLKIDESEGILRVDATLSPQSIVKTIIISIFQFQDSFHSSQC; from the exons ATGGCTCCAAAGAAAAAAG GTGAAGTTATCGTAATCATGGGTGTCAGCGGTGCTGGAAAAAC CACAGTAGGACAGATGCTGGGAAAAGAGATGAAATATAAGTATCTTGATGCTGATGATTTTCATTCTGAATCAAACAAAG AAAAGATGGGCAAGGGAATCCCACTCACTGATGAAGACAGGATGCCATGGCTTGAATCACTAAGAGATGCCACAAAAGAACACATAGTTAACGGAAATGGTGTGATTCTTGGGTGTTCTGCATTGAAGAAGCAATATAGAGAAACACTAAGATCAAGTGACCCTGATTACAAATTGGGAAGTTATGAAACAAGTGCTGTTAGCTTTGTACTGCTGGAAGCTCCTGCTGAGGTGCTAAGTGTTCGTTTAAATAAAAGAGCTGCAGAAGGGGCACATTATATGCCGGCATCTCTTTTGCAATCTCAGTTGGATTTGCTTAAGATTGATGAATCTGAGGGAATACTTAGGGTTGATGCCACTTTAAGTCCTCAATCCATTGTCAAAACCATTATTATAAGCATTTTCCAATTTCAGGACTCTTTTCATTCATCACAATGTTGA
- the LOC112795653 gene encoding gluconokinase isoform X2, translating into MLGKEMKYKYLDADDFHSESNKEKMGKGIPLTDEDRMPWLESLRDATKEHIVNGNGVILGCSALKKQYRETLRSSDPDYKLGSYETSAVSFVLLEAPAEVLSVRLNKRAAEGAHYMPASLLQSQLDLLKIDESEGILRVDATLSPQSIVKTIIISIFQFQDSFHSSQC; encoded by the exons ATGCTGGGAAAAGAGATGAAATATAAGTATCTTGATGCTGATGATTTTCATTCTGAATCAAACAAAG AAAAGATGGGCAAGGGAATCCCACTCACTGATGAAGACAGGATGCCATGGCTTGAATCACTAAGAGATGCCACAAAAGAACACATAGTTAACGGAAATGGTGTGATTCTTGGGTGTTCTGCATTGAAGAAGCAATATAGAGAAACACTAAGATCAAGTGACCCTGATTACAAATTGGGAAGTTATGAAACAAGTGCTGTTAGCTTTGTACTGCTGGAAGCTCCTGCTGAGGTGCTAAGTGTTCGTTTAAATAAAAGAGCTGCAGAAGGGGCACATTATATGCCGGCATCTCTTTTGCAATCTCAGTTGGATTTGCTTAAGATTGATGAATCTGAGGGAATACTTAGGGTTGATGCCACTTTAAGTCCTCAATCCATTGTCAAAACCATTATTATAAGCATTTTCCAATTTCAGGACTCTTTTCATTCATCACAATGTTGA
- the LOC112795654 gene encoding uncharacterized protein, whose amino-acid sequence MSLRIKAVVDKFVQELKEALDADIQDRIMKEREMQSYIEEREREVAEREAAWKAELSRREAEIARQEARLKMERDNLEKEKSVLMGTASNQDNQDGALEITVSGEKYRCLRFAKAKK is encoded by the exons ATGTCTCTTCGTATAAAGGCTGTGGTAGATAAGTTTGTTCAAGAGTTGAAAGAAGCATTGGATGCTGATATTCAAGATAGGATCATGAAGGAGAGAGAGATGCAAAGTTATATTGAAGAGCGTGAGCGTGAAGTAGCAGAGCGTGAAGCTGCATGGAAGGCTGAACTTTCTCGTCGTGAG gCAGAGATTGCACGTCAAGAGGCAAGGCTGAAGATGGAAAGAGACAACCTTGAGAAAGAAAAAAGTGTCTTAATGGGAACTGCCTCAAATCAAGATAACCAAGATGGAGCTCTTGAAATTACGGTGAGCGGCGAAAAGTACAGATGCCTTAGATTCGCCAAGGCAAAGAAATGA